The genomic interval CGGCAGGCCGACGAGTCCCAAGACTGAGGCGATGCTGACGATGGCGCCCTGCCCCGCTCGCTGCATCGCCGACAGCGCATATTTCATGGTGAGGAACACACCGCGCAAGTTGACGGCAATCACATGATCGAAGTCAGCCTCGCTGCAGTCGACGGTCGTCGCACTGCCACCGCCGATACCCGCTGCGGCTACCAGCACATCGAGACGGCCGTGGCGCGACTCAGTCGCCGCGATCAACGCACGCACTTGCGCGCTGTCGGTGACATCCGTGCGGAGGAAGAACGCGTTGCCATCCGCAGCGGTGATATTCTCCACCACCGCTGCTCCATCTGGCTCTCGCACATCGCCGATCACCACCGCCGCACCTTCCGCGGCAAATCGTTCCGCGATTGCACGGCCGATTCCCGACGCCGCACCGGTGATCACGGCGACCTTGTTCTGCAGCGCACGCATCGCGCTTACGCGACAGCGGCAAGTTTCTCGATGATCGACACGCACGCATCCGCGAGTTCGCGGCCCTTCGTCGCCATATGCTCGCGGAAGAAATCCTGATGCACGGCGTGCTCGTGGAAATCGTGCGGTGTGAGGACGGCCGAGAGGATGGGAACTTCCGTTTCGAGCGACGTCTGCATGATCCCTTGCAGGACCGCTTGCGCGACGAACTCGTGGCGATAAACCCCACCGTCGATCACGAAGCCGCTCGCGCACACCGCCGCGAAGCGGCCGGTCTTGGCGAGCTTCTTGGCCATGAGCGGAATCTCGAGGCTGCCGGGCGTGGAAAAGAACTCGATGCCGGTCTCGTCGTAGCCATGCGTCGCGAGTTCCGCGACGAACGCCTGCTTGCAGCGGTCGGTAATATCGGTGTGCCAGGTGGCCTGCACGTAGGCGATCTTCTTTTCTGCAGTCATGGTCTCCTCCTTTTCCGTTCCTCACGTTCACGCGCGGCCGCAAAGGTGGCGATGCCGGCGAGGTCGAAGCTCTGCTGCTGCCTCGCGTC from Deltaproteobacteria bacterium carries:
- a CDS encoding SDR family oxidoreductase, coding for MRALQNKVAVITGAASGIGRAIAERFAAEGAAVVIGDVREPDGAAVVENITAADGNAFFLRTDVTDSAQVRALIAATESRHGRLDVLVAAAGIGGGSATTVDCSEADFDHVIAVNLRGVFLTMKYALSAMQRAGQGAIVSIASVLGLVGLPRTPGYSAAKGGVIQLMRTAAVEYAQHGIRVNCICPGMIDTPMARAAGDLAMQQFATLQPLGRVGTADEVAAAAVFLASDQAAFVTGAAFVIDGGFTAQ
- a CDS encoding 6,7-dimethyl-8-ribityllumazine synthase encodes the protein MTAEKKIAYVQATWHTDITDRCKQAFVAELATHGYDETGIEFFSTPGSLEIPLMAKKLAKTGRFAAVCASGFVIDGGVYRHEFVAQAVLQGIMQTSLETEVPILSAVLTPHDFHEHAVHQDFFREHMATKGRELADACVSIIEKLAAVA